The nucleotide sequence atttttctcaaaaaaaaggttttcgtttgttttgggctaagttacgttgttttcaggaTTATGCTTTTGAAAAGaggcttttccttggcttcctacgtaaactgtgcttttgaccctttatcttatcgaaaacatgttttggcgtgttggcaatgaaatcggatgtttcgagcattttgttacaaagaaacagcgatttcgtttttcgtttctgaaaACCCTTTGTCGAGTCTCATCGTAGCGAAATTACGTTTTTGTATGTCGGCAACAAAATCGCGCTGCTTTGAGTtaaatgtcacaaaaaaaaaagccttttcgCTTTTCctttgctaaaacacgttggactcagctttaaagcacaaaaaacatGTTGGGTTTGTTTTCTGTAATATTGGGTTGTTTTCAGTCTCATTACACCGAAAAAGGGTCTTCTTCCAGTATGCAGCGAGTCagcctgattttcacttgattttactaaaacaacGGTTGtgctttcttttggctgagttaCGCTGTCTCAGAATTGTCTTTCTGAGGAAAGCCTTGGTCTCTGTttccgtaaccaaactacactttggacgctctatattaccgaaagatgttttggcttgtttttGTGGCATAAAACTCAAAGGAGTgcgattttgttgccaacatacaaaaacgtattttcgctaCTATGAGACTCGACAAAGGGTATccagaaacgaaaaacaaaatcgctgtttttttgtaacaaaatgctcgaaacatccgatttcattgccaacacgccaaaacatgtgttcgataagataaagggtcaaaagcacagtttacgtaggaagccaaggaaaagcctcttctcagaagcataatgctgaaaacaacgtaacttagcccaagacaaacaaaaaattttcttttgagcaaaatgagataaaaatcagcatgactcgctgaaaactggcagaaaaccttttcccggtgcaataacgctggaaacagccccattttacggcaaacaaacccaaacgtgtttttcctctaattaagctaaacgcagcgtattttaaacacagaaaggcaaaaacgctgctttttgtgatatacggctcaaagatactctaatttagttgccaacaagccaaaacattttccagtaatacagagcatcaaaagtgtagtttggttacgaaaacagaggtaaaggttgtcctcagaaagaggattctaaaacgGCGTCACTTAACcagacacaagtaaaaacggtcttttgagtaaaatgaagtaaaaaaccaggatgactcgctgcaaactgcAAGAAGAACTTTTTCAGGTGGAATAACGCTGGCAacgacacaattttacggcaaacaaaccaaaatatgctttttatgctTTATAGCTGATTCCATCGTGTTTTAGCAACATAAAAGCAAAAACACTTTTTGTTTGGTGATATATAGCTCAAGGAAGCCCAATGTTGTTgctaacaaagcaaaacatgttttcggtgctaTGAAGGTTGAAGCAGCGCATTTTGTAAACATAAAAccaaattgcttttttttttgtgatataaggctCGAAGCTTCTTCTTCtctccaaaaaaaacaaaacatgttttcggagagagcgtcaaaagtgcagtttagttacaaaacacagaaaatggttgctctcaaaaagataatgctgaaataAGCGTACCTTAGCAGAAGACGAgcagaaacgttgcttttattaaaatcaagtaaaaatctacgtgactcactgCAAACTAGCCGGAAACCTTTGTCCCGTGCAATATCGTCGaaaacagcgcaattctacggcacacaaaccaaccccttttttttattgcaatatAGCTGAAAGAAGCTTATTTAAGCACACACGCAGAAAAATGCTCTTTtgatgtgacacaaagctcaaaccagccccAACTCGCCGCAAacgcaccaaaacatatttttcataggttagagcgtcaaaaacgtatttcatgtagggaaatgtggcaaaggttgttctaagaaagatagtactgaagacagtgtaaataagccaaaaacaggctaaaacgttcttttgaaggCAATCAAATAAAGTCAAGGTCACTcgctaaaaactggaaaacgaaatccatttaccggttcaataacgctggaaagagcccagtttgacgccaaacaaaccaaaacatattttttgtgctataaatttgagtggaacgtcttttaacaacaaaaatggaaagacgctgttttttgtgatataaagctcaaagaagcccaatttcgttgtcaactaACCATATTTTCCgtctgaatgaaacttaaaacagcgtgttttctcgcaaaaagctaaattgctgctttttgtgacataaaactcgaagcttctaattcagttgcaaccaaaccaaatgatggttttggtaagataaaaggtcaaaagcgcagttttggtaggaaaaaaaaggaaaagcctgttctcagaaacatattgttgaaaacagcgtaacctagccggaaagagacgaaaacgtttcgttgagtaaaaatcaagtaaaaatcagcgtgactcgccccaaactgggagaaaacctttttccgttccaataacgctggcaacagCCCActgttacggcaaacaaaccaaaacatgtttttcctgcaatacaGCTACacgcaacgtattttaaacacagcgaggaaaaaacgctgttttttgtgacataaggctcaaagcagcctagtttagttggcaacaaaggaaaacatctttccggtaatatagagcgtcaaatgtgtagtttgctctctaaagaagaggaaaaggttgttctcagaagaaggattctggaacagcgtaacttagccaaacacaagtaaaagCGTTGTTTTGAGTCAAATCAACGAAAAATTAGgcggactcgctgcaaactgaaagaaaacctttttccggtgcaataccactgcaaaacacacaactttacagcaaacagaccaaaacattttttttttgtgctacaaGGCTGAGTGCAACGTCttgtagccaagaaaaagcaaaaacgctggtttttacgatataaagctcaaaaaagctcaatttcgttgccaactaacgaaaagatattttcggtgctataaaactcaaagcagcgtgttttccaacCAAACAGTAAATGGcttctttttctgacataaagctggaagcttccaatttggctgcaactaaaccaaaacatgttttcggtaagataaagcgtcaaaagtTAAGTTTACTTGCAAAACcgagtaaaaatcagcgtcactcgcaaaaaactggaaaagaaatccattgagcggtgcaataacgctagaaaaagcccaatttgacggtgaccaaagcaagaacatgttttcggtgcaataaagctgaaaacagcgtattcTAGatattaaaaagggaaaacgttATTGAGGCTGTTCTCACcaagatgatgctgaaaacaacgtaaccttgccaaaaactagcaaaaccgttgtcactccgccaatcacaagaaaaaacgtggtTTTGAGGAAAATCAAGAGAATAGCAGGGTGACTCgttgcaaactggaagaaaacctttgttatagcaaacaaaaagcaaaaacgctgctttttgcaatataaagctcaaagaactcaattttggtgccaactaaccaaaacatattttcggtattaTGAAGCTTGAGGCAGCGTGTTTCCCGGggaaaaactaaatcgctgctttttctgacataaagttcgaagcttccaatttggTTGCCAGTAAACCAAAATGTGTTTTCCGtatgataaagggtcaaaagcgaagtttaacttggaaaaaaaggaaaagcctgctctcagaaacataatgctgaaaacagcttaccttagcaaaaaacaaacgaaaacgttgttttgagtaaaatcaagtaaaatcaaagtaactcgctgaaaactggcagacaaccttttttcggtgcaataacactggaaacagcccaattttaagGCaatcaaagcaaaacatgtttttcctgcaataaagctacacgcagcgtattttaaacacagaaagggaaaaacgctTTTATTGTGTGTTACATAGGGCTCaaagcaacttaatttagttgccaataaaccaaaacattctttcggtaatatagagcgtcaaaagtgtagtttggtaacgaacaaagaggaaaacgttctgcaCAGAAAGATGCTGCTGATTACAgcagaacctagccaaaaacaagcaaaaacgttgttttaagtaaaatcaagtaaaaatcagcgtgactcgctgcagccttgcaaaacatcttttcccgttgcaataacgctggaaacagggcaattttacagaaaacaagcgaacacatgttcatggtgcaatgaagctgaaagcagcgtattttagcatttaaaaagggaaaacgctacttaaagcagttttatttagttgccaacagcaccagggggagatcatagatcaacaggTGGACGAGCcgctagcgaatggtagagttgaagagtcgcaTAGCCCCTGGAGCCgtccggttgttttggtaaggagacatgatggaagttaccgtatgtgcattgattaccgcaaactgaatttgtgtacatagaaagatgcaataccgtCAGCGAAGACCGATGATGTCGTGGAGGCGCTGGGTGGTGGCCCATGGTTCTCCTGTCtgtatttggcgtctgggtatcggcagatgcaagtaaaagaagaggacaggcccaaaacagcattctcgacccatcgtggacaattcccatggagggttatgccttctggactcacgaatgggccagctggatttaccagattgatgaatctagcactcagtgagccgacttcgacacactgtcttccgtatttggatgatattattatctgggccccttccctcgaggaacatctgcatagcctacggttattatttgacaggatacgaactgctgctcttaagctgaagccaaattagtgtcggtttctaaagagagaagtttcgttcgcagggcatgttgtctcttcagatggcatcaagactgaccctgacaaggtccagactgtcagaacttggccaaccccagtagacatcaaagagctccaaagcttcattggtcttgccattactataggcggtttatttctggattctcgatcgtcgcagaaccactctacgaattgtcgaggaagggtgtttctttccagtggcagatggaacaagaaagtgccttcaatgaactgaaacatcgcttgaccattgcacccgtcttggcatatcccgattttagtcctgatgcaggataattcgtacttgacacagatgccagccaacccttgggcattggcgtttttttatctcgattgcaacgcaatgacactgagcgtgtGATACCttacgggagtcgttctttgaatgagcaggaaaagaactCTTGCGGGACTCGAGTAGAGATGCTAGCTCTGGTAAACAATGtggaccattttcgctattaGTTGGTGGGAGaaaaaattgcgcctgaggactgataataactcattagtctggctaatgtcttttaaagagcctcCAGGGCAAGTGGCCCGTTGGCTGGGCcgcttacagtatgattctgagatacaacgtcacccggggaggttacacaaTAATGGAGACGCCTTGTCTAGAAGGCCCACACGACAACATGGGAATTGTCCATCGTTtactccaacaggattatcccaagttacggttgttgctagagaccttccggtcggtgaaaccccacgtgaagtgagaaattgttggtacccaGAAGTGGTTGCACAGGCCCAAAGAGATGATCCAGATATCAGCGTGgtactttgtcgtttgttgaaagagtgaAGGAAACCAGCTGTTGAGGAATTTCACGTCGATGCGCTgtgctgctcgtgctgtctgggcccagtttgaactgttgttgctacaacagcgggttctctatataaagtcagctgcccatactactcaagctaaactggGGATGGTTGCaccgaaacagttagtggagcaggcccttgtcgaagttcatgatggcgtTGCTTGCGCCCACCTTGGAGGAATGGAGAgtctaatgaagatgaaagctagATTCCGGAGGCCTGAGAGGTGcaaagaggtgcattgttactacgatcgatgtctgacatgtgccaagtgtaagccaaaggcgaaacccagagcaccactgtggtcatttacctctggcaaccccacgcaacgcatccatattgacattgtggctcccttgccacggtctcggagaggaaaccgctacatcttaacagttcagtgcagtcttacTAACAGGGCTGAGGTGTTTGCAATCTCCAACCAGCGTGCCACAACCTCGGCAAAGGtgcttgtaaggaactggatctgcagatcTGGTGTGCCTGACAGCATTCATAACTATCAAGGCCGTAATTCGAGTCTAGAACATTCTCGGAAACGTGCCAGCTGCTGAGTATTAACAAGACGCTCAGCAGTGCGTATCACCCTAAGGGCAATGGCCAAGtagaaaatctgcacaaaaacttaaggagcatgttgaaagctagagttgaagataatccagctacaTGGGATGAGCACCTTGATTTCTGCCTGATGGCCtatcgcagtagtgttcattcctcCACGGGGCACAACCCGTTCGAGCTCATGTTCGGTAGAAAGATGACGACacctttggatgtaatggttggcggtgccgaagacaatgagtgttcctacactgatttcgATGCTGTAGAACTGCACAAGTTTcacaatacttaactgcttgaggtagctcaaatggtcaaactagttacACGTTTTTAACTGCGCCATGAAGCTAAAttggttccaatagttcaaattgtcgaactggcttaatctattcgactggccaaaaacatcaaaccagcgaagaccGTTAACctgacagcaaaaaatgcaaaatctttcccgattctttgaaggagttcaacttgtcaaatttgctcaagtgATCTAACTGCAGAGGATGCGTAAAGCTTTATAGGttcaatctagaaatctccacaatgtagctaaatttgtcgaagtggttgaaatggtccaagtagctGATATTTGTTCACctggtttggtggtcaaactagtgaacaaagttgcggaatctatcgtaattcgttgaagtcgttcaaattgtgaaagtaactcacaa is from Pocillopora verrucosa isolate sample1 chromosome 7, ASM3666991v2, whole genome shotgun sequence and encodes:
- the LOC136282500 gene encoding uncharacterized protein, which produces MSFKEPPGQVARWLGRLQYDSEIQRHPGRLHNNGDALSRRPTRQHGNCPSFTPTGLSQVTVVARDLPVGETPREVRNCWYPEVVAQAQRDDPDISVRVLYIKSAAHTTQAKLGMVAPKQLVEQALVEVHDGVACAHLGGMESLMKMKARFRRPERTFSETCQLLSINKTLSSAYHPKGNGQVENLHKNLRSMLKARVEDNPATWDEHLDFCLMAYRSSVHSSTGHNPFELMFGRKMTTPLDVMVGGAEDNECSYTDFDAVELHKFHNT